From the Maioricimonas rarisocia genome, one window contains:
- a CDS encoding GlsB/YeaQ/YmgE family stress response membrane protein, producing MADSEFMTIVEQSVHELLVWVGFGTLVGLTAKAIMPGRDPGGALATMMMGIAGSVIGCGLVMFFVDGTRVSPISTIGFCAATAGAFLLLFFYRLLAGSFFVEAETSENWLHRLRRRRRRYAMLRDT from the coding sequence ATGGCCGACAGCGAATTCATGACGATCGTTGAACAGAGCGTTCACGAACTGCTGGTATGGGTCGGATTCGGCACACTGGTCGGTCTGACCGCCAAGGCCATCATGCCCGGTCGCGACCCCGGAGGCGCCCTGGCGACAATGATGATGGGCATTGCCGGCAGTGTGATCGGCTGCGGGCTGGTGATGTTCTTCGTCGACGGAACCCGCGTCTCGCCGATCAGCACGATCGGCTTCTGTGCCGCGACCGCCGGCGCGTTTCTTCTGCTGTTCTTCTACCGCCTGCTGGCCGGGTCGTTCTTCGTCGAGGCCGAGACGAGCGAAAACTGGCTGCACCGGCTTCGTCGTCGCAGACGACGCTACGCCATGCTGCGGGACACGTAA
- a CDS encoding SGNH/GDSL hydrolase family protein, producing MPGRSHTPSLLLLAVMAGLHAHALHASEPAPAASPGDRICIVGNTFADRLRVDGYLETWLTTRRPDLQLTVRNLGWSGDTVDIRPRPLNFGSLDEHLTRQRADLVLCCFGMSEALDESLDVADFRQSLLQFVRHLQTQSYNGDAPPQIVLVAPIALETADPRIEDANRRAERLQTITRAIEEVADESSTRFVDLHTLTTQLMQESPSQRLTDNGIHPNEYGYWATTATIADVLVGSAPSWSIEVDAATQSVTHPAADDDAPLQVKLQPANTIGEAALRLRVSTSLLPPPAAPAESLVHPSLSQLLPALTVQGLPDGRYRLTIDDTPVAEADAAQWTAGVTLERLPASRRTEGLRETIRQKNEWFFHRYRPANSEYVFGRRTKPFGSVSFPPEMKQFDQLIERSDGTIHGQARRKRAETWSLHRID from the coding sequence ATGCCCGGACGATCCCATACTCCGTCGCTCCTGTTACTGGCAGTGATGGCCGGCCTCCATGCACATGCGCTACATGCCAGCGAGCCGGCACCGGCGGCTTCGCCCGGAGACCGCATCTGCATCGTCGGCAATACCTTCGCCGACCGCCTGCGCGTCGATGGCTACCTCGAAACCTGGCTGACGACGCGCCGCCCTGACCTGCAGCTGACGGTTCGCAATCTCGGATGGTCCGGCGACACCGTCGACATCCGCCCACGTCCTCTCAACTTCGGCTCTCTCGATGAGCACCTCACCCGCCAGCGGGCAGACCTCGTGCTCTGCTGTTTCGGCATGAGTGAAGCCCTCGACGAATCGCTGGACGTGGCCGACTTCCGGCAGTCATTGCTGCAGTTCGTCCGACATTTGCAGACTCAGTCGTATAATGGCGATGCTCCACCGCAAATCGTTCTGGTCGCTCCCATCGCTCTCGAAACCGCCGATCCCCGCATCGAAGACGCCAATCGACGTGCGGAACGACTGCAGACCATCACCCGCGCGATCGAGGAAGTCGCCGACGAATCGTCGACCCGCTTCGTCGACCTGCATACACTGACCACTCAGCTGATGCAGGAAAGCCCGTCGCAACGGCTGACCGACAACGGCATCCACCCGAACGAATACGGCTACTGGGCCACGACCGCGACAATCGCTGATGTGCTCGTCGGCTCCGCTCCCTCCTGGTCGATTGAGGTCGATGCGGCAACGCAGTCCGTCACGCACCCCGCCGCGGACGACGATGCCCCTCTGCAGGTGAAGCTTCAGCCGGCAAACACCATCGGCGAAGCGGCACTCCGGCTGCGCGTCAGCACGTCGCTGCTTCCCCCTCCCGCCGCACCGGCAGAATCTCTCGTCCATCCCTCGCTGAGCCAACTCCTGCCGGCGCTGACGGTGCAAGGACTCCCCGACGGCCGCTACCGCCTCACGATCGACGACACTCCCGTCGCCGAAGCGGACGCCGCGCAGTGGACCGCCGGCGTCACTCTTGAGCGACTGCCCGCCTCGCGACGGACGGAAGGTCTGCGGGAGACCATCCGTCAGAAAAACGAATGGTTCTTCCACCGCTACCGCCCAGCGAATTCCGAGTACGTCTTCGGTCGCCGTACCAAACCGTTCGGCTCGGTCTCGTTTCCGCCGGAGATGAAACAGTTCGACCAACTCATCGAGCGGTCGGACGGAACGATCCACGGTCAGGCACGGCGGAAACGGGCCGAGACCTGGTCGTTGCACCGGATCGACTGA
- a CDS encoding PP2C family protein-serine/threonine phosphatase, with the protein MSQPVRCRWGAVTITGNYRENNEDNLHVDPEGRYFLVADGMGGQSAGEKASELAIELVADRLSNCLTDLANDNDVVAAIDEAVAHANAEIMALGELDPKYRNMGTTITFVINPGGRLFVGGVGDSRVYRLRDGALDQLTKDHSLTQALLDAGTITAEEAANHRYKNVLYRYLGTKEGGQGTDAQVVAAAASDRFLLCSDGVTDGIDDDEITRLLQSESDPQKAAETLVDAALNGGSRDNITCIVVDVESA; encoded by the coding sequence ATGTCGCAACCGGTCAGGTGCCGATGGGGAGCCGTTACCATCACGGGAAATTACCGTGAGAACAACGAGGACAATCTCCACGTCGATCCCGAGGGGCGTTACTTTCTGGTTGCTGACGGCATGGGCGGGCAGAGTGCTGGCGAGAAGGCCAGTGAGCTTGCCATCGAACTCGTGGCGGACCGCCTGAGCAACTGTCTGACCGATCTGGCCAATGACAACGACGTCGTCGCCGCAATCGACGAAGCCGTCGCTCACGCCAATGCCGAGATCATGGCGCTGGGCGAACTCGACCCCAAGTACCGCAACATGGGGACGACGATTACCTTTGTGATCAACCCGGGCGGACGTCTGTTTGTCGGTGGTGTCGGCGACAGCCGTGTTTACCGGCTCCGCGACGGCGCACTCGATCAGTTGACCAAGGATCATTCGCTGACGCAGGCTCTTCTCGACGCCGGGACGATCACAGCCGAAGAAGCGGCCAACCACCGCTACAAGAACGTCCTGTACCGGTACCTCGGCACGAAGGAAGGGGGACAGGGTACAGACGCTCAGGTCGTCGCTGCCGCCGCTTCCGACCGCTTCCTGCTCTGTTCAGATGGCGTAACTGACGGCATCGACGACGACGAGATCACCCGTCTGCTCCAGTCCGAGTCGGATCCGCAGAAGGCAGCCGAAACGCTCGTCGACGCGGCTCTCAACGGCGGTTCCCGCGACAATATCACCTGCATCGTGGTGGACGTCGAGAGCGCCTGA
- a CDS encoding sensor histidine kinase, whose protein sequence is MVLTRSIRRKLAVGLALLSLMMLTLSVSSIAGVTSYRRMVKDLELSIAKAPRRADLLAAIGTLLKPLANEFPDPGKPDRVRHEAAAQQRRELDAALSEVRVTVADFRRRLQQLPDYQNRRAQEEMLHRNLFKEIDDRLSYIAACGPALEDLESHDATSRDLLGMTAELWDSVQHTPDPSVELIERLDQAERDYRLYLNLVVGTGLAAIAIFIGLSLAAYRWVFCPIRELHQGARRVAHGDFNYRIPVTGQDEISELADAFNRMTERFQAVASDLDQQVQERSRQLVQSERLAGVGFLAAGVAHEINNPLAAIAMAAESLEFRLHEILPDASEEDSALVKEYLGMMQTEAQRCRSITERLLDFARGNDAERNLYDVTAIVNEVIGMAKHLGRFRDRSIVVNRTSPCYAYVNGPEIKQVILNLVANGLEASGSGGEVRVNITELAEKVDVTVQDNGSGMTPDVIQHIFEPFYTTKDAGKGTGLGLSISHRIVCDHGGTLEASSQGPGHGSTFRLRLPSSAPSQKQAA, encoded by the coding sequence GTGGTTCTGACCAGATCGATTCGCCGTAAGCTTGCCGTCGGTCTTGCGCTCCTGTCGCTGATGATGCTCACCCTCTCGGTCAGCAGCATCGCCGGAGTGACATCCTACCGACGCATGGTCAAGGATCTGGAGCTGAGCATCGCCAAGGCTCCCCGTCGGGCCGATCTGCTGGCCGCCATCGGCACGCTTCTGAAGCCTCTGGCTAACGAATTCCCCGACCCGGGCAAGCCAGACCGGGTGCGGCACGAAGCGGCCGCCCAGCAGCGCCGCGAGCTGGATGCGGCTCTCAGCGAAGTCCGGGTCACCGTCGCCGACTTCCGCCGCCGTCTGCAGCAGCTCCCCGACTATCAGAACCGTCGGGCCCAGGAAGAAATGCTGCACCGGAACCTGTTCAAGGAAATCGACGACCGGCTCAGCTACATCGCCGCCTGCGGCCCCGCTCTCGAAGATCTCGAGTCACACGACGCAACCAGTCGCGACCTGCTGGGAATGACCGCCGAACTCTGGGACTCCGTCCAACATACGCCCGATCCCTCGGTCGAGCTGATTGAACGACTCGATCAGGCCGAGCGGGACTACCGGCTGTATCTCAACCTGGTGGTGGGGACCGGACTGGCGGCCATTGCCATCTTCATCGGACTCAGCCTGGCCGCCTATCGCTGGGTCTTCTGCCCGATTCGCGAGCTGCATCAGGGAGCACGGCGGGTTGCTCACGGCGACTTCAACTACCGCATCCCCGTCACCGGACAGGACGAGATCTCCGAGTTGGCCGATGCCTTCAACCGCATGACCGAACGCTTCCAGGCCGTGGCGTCCGACCTCGATCAGCAGGTCCAGGAACGCAGCCGCCAGCTTGTGCAGTCCGAACGACTCGCCGGCGTCGGTTTTCTGGCCGCCGGCGTCGCCCATGAGATCAATAATCCGCTCGCAGCCATCGCCATGGCCGCAGAATCCCTCGAATTCCGCCTGCACGAGATCCTTCCCGACGCCAGCGAAGAAGACAGCGCGCTGGTGAAGGAGTATCTCGGCATGATGCAGACCGAAGCACAACGCTGCCGCAGCATCACCGAACGTCTGCTCGACTTCGCTCGCGGAAACGATGCCGAACGTAACCTCTACGACGTGACGGCCATCGTCAACGAGGTCATCGGCATGGCAAAGCATCTTGGACGCTTCCGCGACCGCAGCATCGTCGTCAACCGCACGAGCCCCTGCTACGCCTACGTGAACGGCCCCGAAATCAAACAGGTGATTCTCAACCTCGTCGCCAACGGGCTGGAGGCCTCCGGCAGCGGGGGGGAAGTCCGAGTGAACATCACGGAACTGGCCGAGAAGGTCGACGTGACCGTGCAGGACAACGGCAGCGGCATGACGCCGGACGTCATCCAGCATATCTTCGAACCGTTCTACACCACCAAGGACGCCGGCAAGGGAACGGGACTGGGGCTCTCCATCAGCCACCGCATCGTCTGCGATCATGGCGGAACGCTCGAAGCGTCCAGTCAGGGTCCGGGCCACGGCAGCACCTTCCGACTCCGCCTGCCGTCGTCCGCTCCTTCGCAGAAACAGGCTGCCTGA
- a CDS encoding flagellar hook-basal body protein encodes MKAGQATFISGLVLGAALGFSAGHVLVWSSTSKAPPSRDMAETQPVFTSESPFFSTALPIDATNAGDEAFDFTEMIDEDLSFSEMSAPQSGTVYAEAQVPSPAQNGIDEPQTLPPSPASPLTTRSDAANERRLQNLLDSELSDATAEEREIWIDVLRDMPPEDALGVLRMWKKFGPSEMPGGLTFPDSPKVSEPAADVLTPIPPEMLTPLPIEDHGIGDHAIDDQVKTAPSNRMIERLRRARRIVLENLANAYAWGYKRQDPFLARESSVEAEAATEPEAGSSLPRFDFTSGEPVWTGVPLDWAIVDGPAFFEVTDGEQSLFTRCGHFSIDSERRVCLDTPRGRLHLVPEVVVTAEAARIKLSPDGHLSVVDFDGGETELAHLSVATFLNPAGLESLGHGLFAETPESGRPSRSAPSEAGDTLIGIVRQHYLERSNVDAVSEFALLEHIDRVLGTLLPECSTD; translated from the coding sequence ATGAAGGCTGGGCAGGCCACATTCATTTCCGGTTTGGTACTGGGGGCCGCACTGGGTTTCTCCGCGGGACATGTTCTCGTCTGGAGCTCAACCTCAAAGGCTCCCCCCTCCCGGGACATGGCCGAGACCCAACCTGTCTTCACCAGCGAATCCCCTTTCTTTTCGACGGCTCTCCCGATCGACGCGACGAACGCCGGCGACGAGGCGTTCGACTTCACGGAGATGATCGACGAGGACCTCTCGTTCTCCGAGATGTCGGCTCCGCAGAGCGGTACCGTCTACGCAGAAGCCCAGGTTCCCAGCCCGGCACAGAACGGGATCGACGAACCCCAGACCCTGCCACCGTCACCTGCCAGTCCCCTGACAACCCGCAGTGACGCAGCGAACGAGCGGCGACTGCAGAACCTGCTCGACAGCGAACTGTCCGACGCGACTGCCGAAGAACGCGAGATCTGGATCGATGTCCTGCGGGACATGCCCCCCGAGGACGCTCTGGGTGTCCTCCGGATGTGGAAGAAGTTCGGTCCCAGCGAAATGCCGGGCGGGCTCACCTTTCCCGACTCCCCGAAGGTTTCCGAGCCGGCCGCCGATGTTCTGACGCCGATCCCCCCCGAGATGCTCACTCCGCTGCCGATCGAGGATCACGGCATCGGCGACCATGCGATCGACGATCAGGTGAAGACCGCTCCGTCGAACAGAATGATCGAGCGGTTGCGACGGGCCCGACGGATCGTGCTCGAGAATCTCGCCAATGCCTATGCCTGGGGATACAAGCGACAGGATCCGTTCCTGGCCCGGGAGAGCTCAGTCGAGGCTGAGGCCGCTACTGAGCCTGAAGCCGGTTCGTCGCTGCCGCGGTTTGATTTCACCTCCGGCGAACCTGTGTGGACCGGTGTCCCGCTGGACTGGGCCATCGTCGACGGCCCTGCGTTCTTTGAAGTCACCGACGGCGAGCAGTCCCTGTTCACACGCTGCGGGCACTTCAGTATCGACAGCGAACGTCGTGTCTGCCTCGACACGCCTCGCGGACGCCTGCACCTCGTGCCTGAAGTCGTCGTCACAGCAGAAGCAGCCCGCATCAAACTGTCCCCGGACGGACACCTTTCGGTCGTCGATTTCGACGGCGGCGAGACCGAACTGGCTCATCTGAGCGTCGCGACGTTCCTCAATCCGGCTGGTCTCGAATCGCTCGGCCACGGTCTGTTTGCCGAAACGCCGGAATCCGGCCGCCCCTCGCGCTCGGCCCCTTCCGAAGCGGGTGACACGCTGATCGGCATCGTTCGGCAGCATTACCTGGAACGCTCGAACGTCGACGCGGTCAGCGAGTTCGCACTCCTGGAGCACATCGACCGCGTTCTGGGCACGCTGCTGCCCGAATGCTCGACCGACTGA
- a CDS encoding MDR/zinc-dependent alcohol dehydrogenase-like family protein produces the protein MAAIVLRDGQTVFDPEYVARPRHSGEVPVRVTTAGICETDLQLIRGYMGFEGVLGHEFVGIAESGRHAGQRVVGEINCSCGECEACHGGRGNHCPHRTVLGILDHDGAFADVVYVPEGNLHAVPKQISDDAAVFVEPLAAAFQIPAQVDLSWLRRATVLGDGRLGNLCAQVLRLQGCDVEVIGKHAEKLALIDELGIRSRLLSEITLGPTADLVVDCTGSESGLQTAMQLVRPRGTIVLKTTTAAPSGPNLAPLVIDEVTLVGSRCGPFPAAIEALAAGQIQVAPLISGRYPLAEGVEALDRASRRTHLKVLLDVN, from the coding sequence ATGGCAGCGATCGTCCTCCGTGACGGGCAGACGGTCTTCGATCCGGAATACGTCGCGCGTCCGCGGCACTCTGGCGAGGTCCCGGTCCGCGTGACCACAGCGGGAATCTGCGAGACAGACCTGCAGCTGATTCGCGGATACATGGGCTTCGAGGGGGTTCTGGGGCACGAGTTCGTGGGCATTGCCGAGTCAGGCCGCCACGCCGGCCAGCGCGTCGTCGGGGAGATCAACTGTTCCTGCGGCGAGTGCGAGGCATGCCACGGCGGACGCGGGAACCACTGTCCACACCGCACGGTGCTCGGGATTCTCGATCACGACGGAGCCTTCGCCGATGTGGTCTACGTTCCCGAAGGCAATCTGCACGCGGTGCCGAAGCAGATCTCCGATGATGCCGCGGTTTTCGTCGAGCCGCTGGCAGCCGCCTTCCAGATTCCCGCCCAGGTCGACCTCAGCTGGCTCAGGCGGGCGACGGTGCTGGGAGACGGACGGCTGGGAAACCTGTGTGCCCAGGTGTTGCGGCTGCAGGGGTGCGACGTCGAGGTGATCGGCAAACACGCGGAGAAACTGGCTCTGATCGACGAGCTGGGAATTCGCAGCCGGCTGCTGAGCGAAATTACCCTCGGCCCGACGGCCGATCTTGTGGTCGACTGCACCGGTTCGGAGTCGGGACTGCAGACGGCCATGCAGCTCGTCAGACCCCGGGGGACGATCGTCCTGAAGACGACGACCGCCGCGCCGAGCGGGCCCAATCTGGCACCACTCGTGATCGACGAAGTGACGCTCGTTGGCTCGAGGTGCGGTCCTTTCCCGGCGGCGATCGAAGCTCTGGCGGCAGGGCAGATCCAGGTTGCTCCGCTGATTTCGGGGCGCTATCCGCTCGCTGAGGGGGTGGAGGCTTTGGATCGGGCATCACGACGGACGCATCTGAAAGTTTTGCTTGACGTCAACTGA
- a CDS encoding HEAT repeat domain-containing protein: MRLTLRTLLAYLDDILAPSQAKEIGEKINESSYAAATVERIKDVLRRRRNTAPDVIGPNATPDPNLVAEYLDNTLNQDEVEEVERLCLESDVHLAEVAACHQVLTLVLGEPVDIPAETRERMYALGAVGETETAAAEGSAAAAPRPAPARNAETTAGSPAGRETSDEAIPDYLRRRSTGRRILPVLALLLIAAAWLATIVTDQTLLELLPVRFGQQEAVTAVDGDASELADGVDVAQAVGETPAEDEGPPVQPAEPGSQARSSVADGPQPKPIPVASIDPPPPADMPDPDESPVTPVPEPAVEMRPEEQAPAEQPQIAKVTPTEPVPPPEPAVEEPEPVVPAAPAHPMARLVYVDQQGILLKYDPAREGWMASPDESVIHANDRIAAPEPFNSRLLVESGEAEVTVYGGTVAVWKRPSTPGWAHLTLDRGRIGLRVHNLPDAPGEPEFGVRAGGTDYTLRILEPGTLVGLEVTRRQPSGRPVAWTPEPVDGGLFVISGAVRVTDAAGNETTVRPELGWWPWPGSLPVTEPQPLRAIPEWLTDASESATERRLGMLFEREFILEQPVAQFLPTVVKDPRPYIAELAVKALAVTDGYRALIRALQSDHEESRLAAIVALREWLPQDPRNGELLVAELNRTFRNADVTAVEQLLWGYSAEDARDPAISRQLVAWLSHDDIAIRELAFYQIYRLTGRRYDYRAFAPPVQRQAAAARWEEHLRREGALIGD, encoded by the coding sequence ATGCGACTGACTCTGCGTACGCTGCTGGCCTATCTGGACGACATACTCGCTCCCTCGCAGGCGAAAGAGATCGGGGAGAAGATCAACGAGAGTTCCTACGCGGCTGCGACGGTCGAGCGGATCAAGGATGTGCTGCGACGAAGGCGGAACACGGCTCCGGACGTGATCGGTCCGAACGCCACTCCCGATCCGAACCTTGTCGCCGAGTACCTCGACAATACGCTGAACCAGGACGAAGTCGAAGAAGTCGAACGGCTCTGTCTGGAATCGGACGTGCATCTGGCGGAGGTCGCCGCCTGTCACCAGGTGCTGACGCTCGTCCTGGGAGAGCCGGTTGATATCCCCGCTGAAACCCGGGAGCGGATGTACGCACTGGGCGCCGTTGGTGAGACCGAGACGGCAGCAGCCGAGGGCTCGGCTGCTGCGGCTCCGCGTCCTGCTCCCGCCCGAAACGCAGAAACCACAGCTGGGTCGCCCGCCGGGCGGGAGACCAGCGACGAGGCCATCCCCGATTATCTGCGTCGACGTTCGACCGGACGCCGCATTCTCCCGGTTCTGGCGCTGCTTCTCATTGCTGCCGCGTGGCTGGCGACGATTGTCACCGACCAGACGCTTCTCGAACTGCTGCCAGTCCGCTTCGGTCAGCAGGAAGCGGTGACGGCTGTCGACGGCGACGCCAGCGAGCTCGCGGACGGCGTGGATGTCGCACAGGCCGTCGGTGAAACACCGGCGGAAGACGAGGGACCGCCCGTTCAGCCTGCCGAGCCGGGATCACAGGCTCGATCGTCCGTTGCTGATGGTCCGCAGCCGAAACCGATTCCGGTCGCCAGCATCGACCCACCTCCGCCGGCCGACATGCCTGATCCTGATGAGTCGCCGGTGACACCGGTGCCGGAACCGGCGGTCGAAATGAGGCCGGAGGAACAGGCCCCTGCCGAACAGCCGCAGATCGCGAAGGTCACTCCGACCGAACCGGTGCCTCCTCCCGAGCCGGCTGTTGAGGAACCGGAACCGGTGGTTCCCGCGGCCCCGGCACACCCGATGGCTCGCCTGGTGTACGTCGATCAGCAGGGGATTCTGTTGAAGTACGATCCCGCCCGAGAAGGGTGGATGGCCTCGCCCGACGAATCGGTGATCCATGCCAACGACCGGATCGCCGCGCCGGAGCCGTTCAACAGTCGGCTGCTCGTCGAGTCCGGTGAAGCCGAAGTTACGGTCTACGGAGGAACAGTTGCCGTCTGGAAACGGCCTTCGACTCCCGGATGGGCTCATCTGACGCTGGACCGTGGTCGAATCGGGCTGCGGGTGCACAACCTGCCCGATGCCCCCGGCGAACCGGAATTCGGTGTGCGGGCGGGAGGGACGGATTACACCCTGCGGATCCTCGAACCGGGCACCCTCGTCGGGCTCGAGGTGACGCGGCGACAGCCCTCGGGACGACCGGTCGCCTGGACGCCTGAGCCGGTGGATGGCGGCCTGTTCGTCATCTCCGGGGCGGTTCGCGTGACGGATGCGGCCGGCAACGAGACGACCGTGCGACCGGAGCTTGGCTGGTGGCCGTGGCCCGGCTCGCTGCCGGTGACCGAACCTCAGCCGTTGCGTGCGATCCCCGAGTGGCTGACGGATGCGAGCGAATCCGCCACCGAACGGCGGCTGGGCATGCTGTTCGAGCGGGAGTTCATTCTCGAGCAGCCGGTCGCCCAGTTCCTGCCGACCGTCGTCAAGGATCCCCGCCCCTACATTGCCGAGCTGGCGGTGAAGGCCCTGGCGGTGACAGACGGTTATCGTGCGCTGATCCGGGCTCTGCAGTCCGATCATGAGGAGTCGCGGCTGGCGGCCATCGTCGCGCTGCGGGAATGGCTGCCGCAGGATCCCAGAAACGGAGAACTGCTCGTCGCGGAACTGAACCGCACGTTCCGCAATGCCGACGTCACCGCGGTCGAACAGCTCCTGTGGGGGTATTCTGCCGAGGACGCCCGCGACCCGGCCATTTCGCGACAGCTCGTGGCCTGGCTGAGTCACGACGACATCGCCATTCGGGAACTGGCGTTCTACCAGATCTATCGGCTGACCGGTCGTCGGTACGACTACCGGGCGTTTGCACCTCCTGTACAGCGACAGGCGGCAGCCGCTCGCTGGGAAGAGCATCTGCGACGCGAAGGAGCATTGATCGGAGACTAG
- a CDS encoding sulfotransferase family protein, which translates to MTKAGTPHVKSSSQGLLTLWHGMDVSTTLRLLKKRPPMHISQITRLAMLGPTSLYNSAMGAMERLIYGQRVAETELELSPIFVIGHWRSGTTLLHNLITRDPQFTFPNLYQCLFPGHFLLTESVVSRLTRRLVPSSRPMDNVKCAWDTPQEDEIALCVMSLISPYLMLAFQNDLDRCRKYFDLSGVSDEELTAWKEALTTLMQKVTVRDNRRLVMKSPSHTFRVRMLLEMFPKARFVYIYRNPLRVFLSGVHLRKTIFRENALARPPKKGYEDDVIDIYEACIRTYERDKHLVPEGQLHEIRFEELEADPLGELESTYDALRLAGFDRVRRILEPEMDELRAYRKNRFAVDAEMAEDVYRRLRFAFDLYDYPSPVEDDQLQAA; encoded by the coding sequence ATGACCAAGGCCGGGACCCCGCACGTGAAGAGTTCCTCTCAGGGTCTGCTGACGTTGTGGCACGGGATGGACGTCTCGACGACCCTCCGGCTGCTCAAGAAGCGTCCGCCGATGCACATCTCCCAGATCACGCGGCTGGCGATGCTGGGACCGACGTCGCTGTATAACTCGGCGATGGGGGCGATGGAGCGGCTGATCTACGGACAGCGGGTCGCTGAGACCGAGCTGGAACTGTCTCCGATCTTCGTCATCGGTCACTGGCGAAGCGGGACGACATTGCTGCACAACCTGATCACCCGCGATCCGCAGTTCACGTTTCCCAACCTGTATCAGTGCCTGTTCCCGGGGCACTTCCTGCTGACCGAGTCGGTGGTGAGCAGGCTGACGCGACGGCTGGTGCCCAGCTCGCGTCCGATGGACAACGTGAAATGTGCCTGGGACACGCCGCAGGAAGACGAGATTGCCCTGTGCGTGATGTCGCTCATCTCTCCGTACCTGATGCTGGCCTTTCAGAACGACCTCGACCGATGCCGCAAGTACTTTGATCTCTCGGGTGTTTCCGACGAGGAACTGACGGCCTGGAAAGAGGCGCTGACGACGCTGATGCAGAAGGTAACGGTGCGCGACAACCGCCGGCTGGTCATGAAGTCACCGTCGCATACGTTCCGGGTCCGGATGCTGCTGGAGATGTTTCCGAAGGCGCGATTCGTGTACATCTACCGGAATCCGCTGCGGGTATTCCTTTCGGGGGTGCATCTGCGGAAGACGATCTTCCGTGAGAATGCGTTGGCACGGCCTCCGAAGAAGGGCTATGAGGACGACGTGATCGACATCTACGAGGCCTGCATCCGGACGTACGAACGGGACAAGCATCTCGTCCCGGAAGGTCAGCTTCACGAAATCCGGTTCGAAGAGCTCGAGGCGGATCCTCTGGGAGAACTGGAATCGACCTACGATGCTCTGCGTCTGGCCGGCTTTGACCGGGTGCGACGGATTCTGGAGCCGGAGATGGACGAGCTGCGTGCCTACCGCAAGAACCGCTTTGCTGTCGACGCCGAAATGGCGGAAGATGTCTATCGCCGTTTGCGGTTCGCCTTCGACCTGTATGATTACCCCAGCCCGGTTGAAGACGATCAGTTGCAGGCGGCTTAG
- a CDS encoding UbiA-like polyprenyltransferase yields the protein MIERIRQLLELIRFSHTVFALPFALLAALLAWQTVPFRWQDLLGILLCMVFARSAAMAFNRLIDRDIDAANPRTEKRHLPAQILSVPLVAGFTVVCSVAFVLATLLFLPNRWPVILSVPVLAFLLGYSYAKRFTSWCHYWLSAALMLAPIAAWIAIRGDVTATPLLLAAAVFFWVGGFDIIYACQDAEFDRGRGLHSVPARWGVPSALRIAFLSHVGTIVCLLALWQTSGLGWLFLAGVLLVAALLLYEHWLVRPDDLSRVNVAFFNVNAVISIGLLLVAVADLWLGSGGSGVAP from the coding sequence GTGATCGAACGCATCCGTCAGTTGCTCGAACTGATTCGTTTCAGCCACACGGTCTTTGCACTCCCCTTCGCCCTGCTGGCGGCTCTGCTCGCCTGGCAAACGGTGCCGTTTCGCTGGCAGGACCTGCTGGGGATTCTGCTGTGCATGGTGTTTGCGCGGTCGGCGGCGATGGCATTTAACCGTCTGATCGACCGCGACATCGATGCCGCCAATCCCCGGACCGAGAAACGTCATCTGCCGGCACAGATTCTGAGCGTCCCGCTCGTGGCCGGGTTTACGGTCGTCTGCAGTGTGGCGTTCGTGCTGGCAACACTGCTGTTCCTGCCGAACCGCTGGCCCGTCATCCTCTCGGTTCCAGTGCTCGCGTTTTTGCTGGGCTACTCGTACGCGAAGCGGTTCACGTCGTGGTGCCATTACTGGCTCAGCGCCGCATTGATGCTCGCCCCGATTGCCGCCTGGATTGCGATCCGGGGGGATGTGACGGCCACTCCGCTGCTGCTGGCGGCGGCGGTGTTCTTCTGGGTCGGCGGATTCGACATCATCTACGCCTGCCAGGACGCCGAGTTCGATCGCGGACGCGGTCTGCATAGTGTGCCGGCCCGCTGGGGCGTTCCCTCGGCGCTGCGGATCGCGTTTCTCAGCCATGTCGGGACCATCGTCTGCCTGCTGGCTTTGTGGCAGACCTCCGGCCTCGGCTGGCTGTTTCTGGCCGGTGTGCTGCTGGTGGCGGCCCTGCTGCTCTATGAGCACTGGCTGGTGCGGCCCGATGACCTTTCCCGCGTCAACGTCGCGTTTTTCAACGTAAACGCGGTCATCAGCATCGGCCTGCTGCTCGTCGCCGTGGCCGACCTGTGGCTGGGCAGCGGCGGTTCCGGCGTGGCCCCTTGA